A region of Salmo salar chromosome ssa17, Ssal_v3.1, whole genome shotgun sequence DNA encodes the following proteins:
- the LOC106575383 gene encoding serine/threonine-protein phosphatase 2A regulatory subunit B'' subunit alpha isoform X3 — MFIKESKETLRGDPDLRCELAFLSRGCDFVLPSRFKKRIKTFQQLQAQVQSNKQDKKPGTPPPAPLSPTPSVPPPHRSPSPPPTPVVPTPPPPPPPPPALNIPRFYYPRGLPGATKVNHDAAITAIETAFTEFEEEKADIYEMGKIAKACGCPLYWKAAMFNGAGGERTGFVSVHSFIATWRKLLHSCYDDSSKFIYLLAKPGCTYLDQEDFIPLLQDIVDTHPGLTFLKDAPEFHSRYITTVIQRIFYVVNRSWTGRITMTELRRSNFLQTLALLEEEDDINQITDYFSYEHFYVIYCKFWELDTDHDLYIDPKDLARYNDHASSSRIIERLFSGAVTRGSSVQREGRMSYAEFSWFLISEEDKKTPTSIEYWFRCMDTDGDGVLSMFELEYFYEEQCSRMEGMGIEPLPFTDLLCQMLDLVKPESQGKITLSDLKRCRMAHIFFDAFFNLEKYLDHEQRDPFALQKDIDSECPEPSDWDKYASEEYEILVAEETANEQLQEGTFDDDYEEAELPAQGEMVVNKMDKLLISDLSA, encoded by the exons ATGTTTATCAAGGAGTCTAAAGAGACACTGCGGGGGGACCCTGATCTAAGATGTGAGCTAGCCTTCCTCTCCCGGGGCTGTGACTTCGTACTGCCCTCGCGCTTCAAGAAGAGAATCAAGACCTTCCAGCAACTGCAGGCGCAG gtccAGTCCAACAAGCAAGATAAGAAACCTGGGACCCCTCCtccagcccctctctcccccaccccctccGTTCCTCCCCCCCAccgttccccctctcctccccccactcCAGTCgtccccacccctcctcctcctccccctcctccccctgccctcAACATTCCCCGCTTCTACTACCCTCGAGGGTTACCGGGGGCAACAAAAGTCAACCACGATGCGGCCATCACTGCCATAGAAACAGCCTTCACAGAGTTTGAGGAGGAGAAGGCTGATATTTACGAGATGGGAAAGATAGCtaag GCATGCGGCTGTCCTCTGTACTGGAAGGCAGCCATGTTTAACGGAGcgggaggagagaggactggctTCGTCTCTGTTCACTCCTTCATTGCTACCTGGAGAAA gttGTTACATAGTTGCTATGACGATTCGTCTAAGTTTATCTACCTCCTAGCGAAGCCTGGCTGTACCTACCTGGACCAGGAGGACTTCATACCTTTATTACAG gacaTAGTGGACACCCATCCAGGACTGACGTTCTTGAAGGATGCCCCAGAATTCCATTCCCGTTACATCACCACC GTGATTCAGCGGATATTCTATGTGGTCAACCGCTCCTGGACGGGTCGCATCACCATGACGGAACTACGCAGGAGCAACTTCCTGCAG accCTGGCCCTGTtggaagaggaggatgatataAACCAGATAACAGATTATTTCTCTTATGAGCATTTCTATGTGATCTACTGTAAGTTCTGGGAGTTGGACACGGACCACGACCTTTACATTGACCCTAAGGACCTGGCTCGCTACAACGACCACG CCTCCTCAAGCAGAATCATTGAGAGGTTGTTCTCAGGAGCCGTTACacg gggtaGCTCAgtgcagagagaagggaggatgaGTTATGCAGAGTTCAGCTGGTTCCTCATCTCAGAGGAAGACAAGAAAACCCCTACTAG taTAGAGTACTGGTTCAGGTGTATGGACACAGACGGTGACGGTGTGTTGTCTATGTTTGAGTTGGAGTACTTCTATGAGGAGCAGTGTAGTAGGATGGAGGGGATGGGCATTGAACCCCTACCCTTCACAGACCTGCTCTGTCAGATGTTAGACCTTGTCAAGCCTGAAAGCCAAG gtaagATAACCCTGTCTGATCTGAAGAGGTGTAGGATGGCTCATATATTCTTCGACGCGTTCTTCAACCTGGAGAAATACCTGGACCACGAGCAGAGAGACCCCTTCGCTTTGCAGAAG gacATAGACAGTGAGTGTCCAGAGCCTTCAGACTGGGATAAATACGCTTCAGAGGAATATGAGATCCTGGTGGCAGAAGAGACGGCTAACGAACAGCTGCAGGaggg GACGTTTGATGATGACTATGAGGAGGCGGAGCTTCCTGCTCAAGGAGAGATGGTTGTGAATAAAATGGATAAGCTGCTCATATCAGATCTGTCAGCATGA